Part of the Nocardioides perillae genome is shown below.
TGCCCGAGGCGATGCGCCTGCACGAGGAGTTCTTGACCCTCATGCAGGGGCGCGGCAGCGTCGAGCCCGACGAGGACGTGCTGGAGGACGGCATCGCCTTCGCCGGCGTCGCGAAGTTCCCCGCCCGGGTGAAGTGCGCGCTGCTCGGCTGGATGGCCTGGAAGGACGCCACCGCCTCCGCCCTGACGACGACCACCCCCGGCCAGACGACTGGAGACACGGCATGACCGACACCACCCCCAGCACCCCCACGGGCGCAGCGGCGCCCGACCACAGCGACCTGCCCGACGTCGAGACGGCGGCGGCCGGCGGCACCGCGACCGCCACCGTCGACGACGTGACCGAGGCGATGAAGGACGTCGTCGACCCCGAGCTCGGCATCAACGTCGTCGACCTCGGCCTGGTCTACGGCGTGCACGTCGACGAGACGTCCAACGTCGTCATCGACATGACCCTCACCTCGGCCGCGTGCCCGCTGACCGACGTGATCCAGGACCAGACCAACGCCGCGCTCGAGGGTCTCGCCAACGACGTCGCGATCAACTGGGTCTGGATGCCGCCGTGGGGGCCCGACAAGATCACCGAGGACGGCCGCGAGCAGCTGCGGGCCCTCGGCTTCAACGTCTGAGCCGCGCCGTGAGCGAGGTCGCGGGTGAGCCCGGGGACGTCGAGTCCTTCTGGGCCGACGCCCGGGTCCACGCTCGCATGAACGCCGCCCCGAGCTACTTCGGCCCGACCACCCTGGAGGTGGTCGTCCCGCCGACCTGGTCGTTCTCCGACGACCCGGCCGAGGCCGACGCGGGCCTGGCCGCGCTGCTCGACGGCAGCACCACCCGGCTCGAGACCCCGGTCGCCGAGCTCGAGGCGGCCGGTGAGGCCCCGCCGGCGCCGGGCACGCTCGGCATCGTGCTCGACGGGGCGGGCCGCCCGCGGGCCCTGGTCAGCACCAGCCGCGTCGAGGTCGTCGACGGCGTGCTCGTCGAGCACCTCGCCGTGCTGCACCGGGCCTGAGCCGTGCCCGACCAGCCGGCACCGGCGGCGTCCGAGGTCGCCGTGCCCCTCGAGCGCGTCGAGCGCTGGGTGCTCAACTTCCAGGGCCGCCACGGTGCCACCGCGCTCGACGTGGTCGACGGCGCGCTGGTCGGGGCCGCGGCCGACGGCTCCAGCTTCACCGCTCGCCTCCCCTTCGCCCAGCACTACGCCGGACTGCCGGCCGCCGCCGACTTCCGGCTCGCCGCGGACGTGCCCGCCGACTGGGGCGTGCTGCTGGTCCGCAAGGGCGGCTTCGCCGTCGCCCGGCTCGCCGGTGACCGGGTGGCGGGCAGCAAGGTCGGCAAGCGCCACGTGCAGGGGCGCACCAAGGCGGGCGGGCAGAGCCAGCAGCGCTTCGCCCGACGCCGCGACAACCAGGCGCGGCAGGCCTACGAGGCGGCCGGCGAGCACGCCGTGCGCCTGCTGGTGCCGGCACCCGCGGGCGGCCTGCCGACGGTGGTGGGCGGTGACCGCGGCGCGGTCGAGCAGGTGCTCGACGACCCACGCCTCGCGCGGTGCCGGGTGGTCGAGCCGTGGCTGCCGGTGCCCGACCCGCGCCGCGACGTGCTCACCTCCGCCGTGGCGGACGCCTGCTCTGCCAGGATGACGGTCGTCAACGCCTGAGACGGCCAGGAGGCGCCCGTGTGGCAGCCCGCTCCGGGGTGGCAGCCGCTGCCCGGTGGCGCCTCGGTGTCCACCGTCGGCGTGTGGGCCGCGGTCGAGGACGGGCGCGACGTGGTGGTGAAGCGCCTCGCGCGCCCCGGGCCCGACGACCCGCCCGAGCTCGATGACCCGCGCAGCAGCGCCTGGTGGCGCCGACCCGCCGAGGTGGGGCTGGCCGGCTCGGTCGCGGCCTCGCCTGGCCTGCGGGGCCCCGCGCTGGTGCGGTGCGAGGAGGACGACGACGGCCTGGTGCTGGTGCACGAGCGAGCCGCGGGCGCCGTGGCCGTGCCGGGTCTCTTCGTCGCCGCCTGCCTCGGTCGGTTCGCGGGCGCCCGGGTCGAGGACCCCGGCTGGCTGGCGCGGGGGCAGCTGCGCGAGCGGCTGGCCCGCGTCGAGCGCCGAGGCGGCTGGCGCTCGCTGGCCCGCACCACGGTCGCCGATGTGGCCGACCACCTGTGGCGGCGGCGCACGTCGATGCTCGCCCGCCTCGACGCCCTGCCGCAGGTCGCGCAGCACGGCGACCCGGTCCCGGGCAACCTCGTGGGCGTCGACCCCGGGGACCCGTCGCGCTGCGTCGCGGTCGACTGGGCCACGCTCGGCACAGGCCCGGTGGGCGCCGACCTCGGCTACTGGTCGCTGAGCTCGCGCGAATCGTTCGAGCCGCTGCTCGAGGCCTACGTCGGCGCCTTGCCCGCCGGGCTCGCCGACCCCGACGACGCGGCGTACGCCGCCCGCGTGACGGCCGTGCTCACCGTGCTGACCCGCGCGGACTGGGCGCTCGGGCGGGTGGCCGAGGGGGAGGGGGCGCTGGCGGGGAAGTACACCCACCCCGCGGTCGCGCCGCACCTGCGGGCGATGCAGCGGCAGTTCCCGCAGCTCGAGGCCCTGCTGTGACGGGCCCGGCGACCTCGGTGGTCGCCGGCCGGTGAGGACCGGGGTCGCTCAGGCGCGCGCGACGTCGAGGTGCCCGGCGACGGCAGCGCGCAGCGACACGGTGTCCACCGCGACGGTCACGATCGTCGCGCCCTCGGCGGCGTACGCCGCGGCCTGCTCGCCGTCGTAGGCGTAGACGCCGACCGGCACCCCGGCTGCGCGCGCCCGGGCGATGACCGAGGACAGGACGTCGCGCAGCTCCGCCGCGTGCTCGGCGCCGACCAGCTCCAGGGAGAGCGACAGGTCCCCCGGGACCGACGTAGATCCTGTCGATCCCGGGCACGGCGAGGACGGCGTCGAGGTCGGGCCGAGGACCGCGAGACGCTGCTCACGCGTCCGCAAACCGCATGACGGGTGTCGGTGACGGAGGGGAGGATGGGCGGTGATGCTCACCGCGCTCCGCACCTACGTCACGCCCCCGTCCACCCTCGCCGGCCGCCTGTCGGTCCAGTCGCTGCTGTTCGCCACCGGCGAGGGCGCGTTCCTGGCGGGATCGGCCGTCTACTTCGGCGTCATCCTGGGGCTCTCACTGGGCCAGGTCGGCATCGGCCTCACCGTCGCGGCGATCGCCAGCTTCCTCGCGGCCGTGCCGGCCGGCAAGCTCGTCGACCACTTCGGCCCCAAGCGGATGTGGTCGCTGAGCGCGGTGCTGCAGGGCTCGCTCTTCGTCGCCTGGCCGTTCATCGACAGCGTCGAGCAGTTCGTCGCGCTCGCGGTGGTGATGGAGGTCGCGGGGAGCCTCGGCGGCGCGGCGCACGCCGCCTACGTCCTCGACGTCCTGCCGCCCGCCGAGCGCGTGGAGTCGCGGGCCTACATGTACTCCGCTCTCAACGTCGGCTTCAGCCTGGGCGCCTTCCTCAGCGGCGGCGCCATCGCCTTCGGCGCCGACGTGCTGCGCTGGGCGCCGGTGCTCACCGCGGCGCTCTTCGCGGTCAACGCCGTGGCGATCCTCCGGCTGCCCGACGCCTCCCACGACGTGCGCTCCACCGAGCCGCGCCGCAGGCCGGAGGGCCCGGCGGCCATCCGCAACCGCAGCTGGCTCGCCGTCACCTTCCTCACCGGCGTGCTGTGGTCCAACCAGGTGCTCCTGCACACGGTCATCCCGCTGTGGCTGGTGCTCGAGACCGACGCGCCCCACGAGCTGGTGGCGCTGCTCTTCGCGACCAACACCGTCATGTGCATCGTGCTGCCGCGCCTGACCTCGCGCGGCATCCGCGACGTCGACACCGCCCTGCGCGCGGTGCGGCTGTCCGCGCTCTTCTTCGCGCTGACCTGCGTCGTCACCCTGGCCACCCACGAGACCGTCGGCTGGGTCACCGTCGTGCTGTTCTTCCTCGGCCACGTCGTGCTGACGTGGGCCGAGCTCTACCTCTCGGCCTCGGGCTGGACCTTCGAGGCCGAGCTGATGGACCCGCGCCGGCGCGGCGACTACCAGGGCGTCTCGGAGCTCGGCGGCACGCTGGGCCGCTTCTGGGCGCCGGCCGTCTACGGCTTCCTGGCGATGGAGTGGGGCGCCTTCGGCTGGCTCACGATCGCCGCCATCGTCGGTGCCGCCGCGGCCGCGATGCACCCGGCCACCCGGGCCGGCCGGCGCTTCCTCGAGCAGCACGTGCCGCCCGAGGTGCTCGCCGACGCCCGGGCGGGAGGCTCGCCCGCGCCGCCCGCCACCACCGACCTGACCGACCCGGTCAACCCGGGCGCCACCGTCACCGACGCACCCCTGCCGCGCTGAGCGCCGCGCCCCCACACGTCGTACGCCGCGCCCTCAGCCCTGCGGCAGACCCGCGCCGTCGCGCTGGAAGCGCACCAGCCGCTCGTTCTCGACGTCGACGCGGGACAAGGTGCCCTCGAGCTCGCGGAACATCTCCTTGAGCTCGCGCACCCCGCTCGGTGACTGCCGCACGACCGCCGCGGCGAGCTCGAGCGCGGCGGCCTCCGCCTCGGCGGCAGGGGCCACCCGGTGCACCAGGCCGAGCGCCAGGGCCTCGTCGGCGTCGACGCGGCGTCCGGTGTAGACGAGCTCCTTCGCTCGCGAGAGGCCCACGAGGGGGGTGAGCCGGGCGGGCCCCACCGGCACGCCGAGGCGGGCCCCGGCCCAGGCGAGGTGGAGGTTGTCACCGGCCACGCGCAGGTCGCAGCCGGCGGCGACCTCGGCCCCGGCGCCGACCGTGCTGCCGACGCACACCGCGATCGTCGGGACCGGCACCAGCTCGACGAGGCGGTAGAGCCGGGCGAAGGCCTCCATGCGGGCGACACCCCCGGCGGCGTCGAGCTGCTCGGAGACGTCGGCACCGGCGCTGAACGCGGTCTCGGACGTCGACGACAGCACCACCACGCGCACGTCGGGGTCGTCGCACAGCTCGGTCAGCGCCTGGTTGAGCAGGCCCAGCGTGGCGGTGTCGAAGGCGTTGCGCTTGGCGGGACGGTCGAGGCGCAGCACCTCGACGCCGTCGTCGTGTCTCTCTCGCTGCAGGCTCACGCCCGCGAGTCTCCCGCGGCCAGGAGCTGGCGGGGCGCCGGCGCCAGCCCGTGGACGCTCAGGGGTTGCGCACCGCGAAGGTGTCGCAGGCCTCGACCGTGCCGCGCTCGTAGCCGGTGGAGAACCACCGCACCCGCTGCTCGGCCGAGCCGTGGGTCCAGGACTCGGTGGTGACCTGGCCCTGGGTGCGCTCCTGGATGCGGTCGTCGCCGATCGCCTCGGCCGCCTCGACGGCGAGCCTCACGTCGTCGCGGGTGAGGTCGGAGATGAGCGGCACGCCGGAGGCGGTCTCGGTCGAGGTCGCGCCCTTCGCCCAGGCGCCGGCGTAGCAGTCGGCCTGCAGCTCCAGGCGCACGGCGTCGCTGTCGGGCCCCGACTGCGTGCGGACCTGGCGCATCGTGCCGAGCAGGTTCTGCACGTGGTGGCCGTACTCGTGGGCGAGCACGTAGGCCTCGACGAAGCCGCCGTCGGGCCCGCCGAGCTGCTGCTCGAGCACCGAGTCGAAGAAGCCGCTGTCGAGGTAGATGCCCTGGTCGCCGGGGCAGTAGAACGGCCCCACGGCCGAGGTGGCCTGGCCGCAGGCGGTCTGCACCGAGCCCGAGAACGTCGTGAGGGTGGTGGGGGAGAAGTCGGCCCGGGTCTGGGCCGGCAGCGCCTCGGACCAGTAGTCGTGCAGCGAGTTCTCCACCGCCACGCGGGCGCAGTCGGCCGAGGCGTTGGCGTCGGCGCCGGTCTCGCACGCCGCGTAGCGCTCGGTCGCCGTGAACCGGCTGCTGTCCAACCCGCTGCCGACCCCGCTGCCCAGGCCACCCAGGCCACCGCCGCCACCGCCGCCGAAGAGCTGGATGCCGACGATGATCAGCACCACGACCAGGCCGAGGCCGCCACCGCCGACCGCGCCCCCGGGGATGGGGAGGCCGCCGCCGCGCCCGCGCCCTCCGCCCAGGCCACCGCCGAGGCCACCTCCGAGCCCGCCGCCGAAGCCACCGCCCCCGCGCCGGTCGCCGACGCGGCTGGTGTCGAGCCGGGCCTTGGGGTTGAACCTCATCGTCGCTCCTGGTGTCGGGGGTGTGCGGCGTCACCCGGTATCCCGCGCACGGCGATTCTGCACCCACCCCGCGGCGTTCCTAGACTGGGCCGGACATGATCACCACCACCGACCTGGAAGTGCGCGCCGGGGCCCGCCTGCTCATGGAGCACGTCAGCTTCCGGGTCGCCGCCGGCGACAAGGTCGGCCTGGTGGGCCGCAACGGTGCCGGCAAGACGACGCTGACCAAGATCCTCGCGGGTGAGGCGCTGCCCGCCAGCGGTGCGGTGCACCGCACCGGCGAGGTGGGCTACCTCCCGCAGGACCCCCGCATCGGCGACCCCGAGATGCTCGCCCGCGACCGCATCCTGTCCTCGCGCGGCCTGCACGACGTCGTGCGGCGACTGCGCGACGCCGAGGCCGAGATGGGCTCCGCCGACCCCGCCACCGCCGACCGCGCCATGAAGCGCTGGACCCGCGCCGACGCCGAGCTGCACGCCGGCGGCGGCTACGCCGCGGAGGCCGAGGCCGCGCAGATCGCCAGCAGCCTGGGCATCGAGGACCGCCTGCTCACGCAGCCCCTCAAGACGCTCTCGGGTGGCCAGCGGCGCCGGGTCGAGCTGGCGCGCATCCTCTTCTCCGGCGCCGAGACGCTGCTGCTCGACGAGCCGACCAACCACCTCGACGCCGACTCGATCGTGTGGCTGCGCGGCTTCCTCAAGGCCCACTCCGGCGGGCTCATCGTGATCAGCCACGACAACGACCTGCTCGAGGACACCGTCACCCGGGTGCTGCACCTCGACGCCAACCGCGCCACGATCGACGTCTACAACATGGGCTGGAAGGCCTACCTCACGCAGCGCGAGACCGACGAGCGCCGACGGCGCCGCGAGCGGCAGAACGCCGAGTCCAAGGCCAAGACGCTCACCGACCAGGCCAACAAGATGCGGGCCAAGGCCAGCAAGGCCTCCGCTGCGCAGTCGATGCTCAAGCGGGCCGAGAAGATGATGGCGGGCGTCGAGGGGGAGCGGCAGGCTGACAAGGTCGCGCGCATCGCCTTCCCCAAGCCGGCGCCGTGCGGCAAGACGCCGATCACCGCGGCGCAGCTGTCCAAGGCGTACGGCTCGCTCGAGGTCTTCACCGGCGTCGACCTGGCCATCGACAAGGGCTCCCGCGTGGTGATCCTGGGCCTGAACGGCGCGGGCAAGACCACGATGCTGCGCATCCTCGCCGGCGTCGACCGCCCCGACACCGGTGAGGTCGTGCCGGGCCACGGGCTCAAGCTCGGCTACTACGCCCAGGAGCACGAGACCCTCGACACCGCGCGCACCGTGCTCGAGAACATGCAGAGCGCCGCACCGCAGCTCACCGACTCGGAGGCGCGCAGCGTGCTGGGCTCCTTCCTCTTCTCCGGTGACGACGCGCACAAGCCGGCCGCGGTGCTCTCCGGCGGCGAGAAGACCCGCCTCGCGCTCGCCAGCCTGGTGGTCTCGAGCGCCAACGTGCTGCTGCTCGACGAGCCCACCAACAACCTCGACCCGGCGTCGCGCGAGGAGGTGCTGGCCGCAATCCGCACCTACGAGGGCGCGATCGTGCTGGTCACCCACGACGAGGGTGCCGTGCGCGCCCTGGAGCCCGACCGCGTCCTGCTGCTGCCCGACGGCGACGAGGACCTGTGGAACGAGGGCTACGCCGACCTGGTCTCGCTGGCCTGAAGCGCCACCCGCGTCTCGCGGGCGCGACCGCGCAGCTGCACGGTCTCGACGACCTCCCAGTGCGCGGCCTCCGCGACCCCGGCTGCCTCGACGGTCTCGGCCGAGACCGCGACGCGGCCGGGCCGGTCCTTGGCGAGCTCGGTCAGGCGGGCCGCGGCGTTCACGGCGTCGCCGATGACGGTGTACTCGAAGCGCCGCTGGTCGCCGACGTTGCCCGCCACGGCCTCGCCGGTCGCGACCCCGATCCCGGCGCCCACCTCGGGCACCTCCTGCGCCAGCCGCGCCGCCACGCAGCGGGCCGTCTCCAGCGCCGCGCGCGCGTGGTCGTCCTGGTCGACCGGGGCGCCGAAGACCGCGAGCACCGCGTCACCCATGAACTTGTTGACCAGGCCGCCGCGGCGGTCGACCTCGTCGACCACCACGCCGCAGAAGCGGTTGAGCAGCGCGACGACGTCGGTGGCCGGCCGCTCCTCGGCGTACGTCGTGGAGCCGACGAGGTCGACGAAGAGCACCGAGACGCACCGCACCTCGCCCCCGAGCTCGACGCTGCGCAGCAGGGCGGCCCGCGCCACGTCGTGCCCCACGTGGCGCCCGAAGATGTCGCGGATGCGCTCCCGCTCGCCGAGCCCCTCCGCCATCCGGTTGAAGCCGGCCTGAAGCGCGCCGAGCTCGGTGCCGTCGTAGACCTGCAGCCGCACGTCGAGGTCGCCGCCCTCGACGCGGTGCAGCGCGTCGCGCACGTCGAGGATGGGGGAGACCACCGCGCGGGCGTCGAGCACCGCGATCAGCAGGCCGGGCACGAGCACGACGGTGCCGAGCACGAGCACGACCACCGCCAGCCGGGTGCGGCCGATGTCGTCGCCGGCCAGCGCCAGCACCGCGACGACCATGAGCCCGGCGACCGGCACCCCGGAGCCGAGCACCCAGAAGAGCAGCATGCGCCGCTTGACGCCGGAGCCCGCCGTCGGGCGGTCGGTGAGCACGCGCGCGTCGTCGGTGAGGGCCCGTGCGGCGATCGGGCGCAGCCCGAACTCGGCGAGCAGGTAGGACACGGCGCACACGAGCACGCCGGCGATCGCGACCGACAGCAGCACCGTCGTGGTGAGGGCAGGCTGCAGCCACACCGCGAGGCCGGTGAGCAGCGCGACCCCGCCGGCCCACAGCACCGCCTGCATGACCGTCAGCCGCAGCGGCACCCGCAGCGCCGTGCGCCGCTCCTCGTCGCTGGGCACCCGCTGGTCGGTGGCCCAGCGCAGCGCCCGCAGGGTGACGGTGGTGCCCCACGCCGCGCCCACGAGGACCGCCACCCCGACGTAGGTCGGCACCGCGACCGCCGCCGCCAGCACCCCGGCGGCGCCCAGCGGCTCGGCGGGCCGCACCAGCCAGAAGACCCCGGCGACGACGAGCGCGCCGACGACGTTGGTGGTCACGATGAGGACCGTGAGGAGCAGCTGCACCCGCACGCGCAGCTGTCGCCGGCCCTGGTCGGCGGGCCCCAGGAGCCAGGAGCCGAAGGGCTGAGCGCTGCTCACCGGCCCGACCCTACTGGTCCGTATGCTGCGCGGCATGACTCCCGACGAGCTGGCCCAGGTCGGCCTCCGCTTCGAGGTCGACGGACCCGTCGCCACCCTCACCCTCGACCGGCCGGAGCGCCGCAACGCCCAGACGCCGGCGATGTGGCGTGCCATGGCCCGCCTGGGCGCCGAGGTCCCCGACGAGGTGCGGGTCGTCGTCGTGCGCGGCGCCGGCGTGTGCTTCTCCGCCGGCCTGGACCGCACCATGCTCGACCCGGCGCGCTCCGCAGCCGACGGGGGAGGCGACGAGACCGTCGTCGGCCTGCTCGCGCAGGACGACGAGGCGATCGTGCGCACGATCGGGGACTACCAGCAGGGTTTCCTGTGGCTGCGCGACCCGCGCTTCGTCTCGGTCGCCGCCGTGCACGGGCACGCCATCGGCGCGGGCTTCCAGCTCGCGCTGTCGTGCGACCTGCGGGTCGTCGCGGCCGACGCGCAGTTCTCCATGCGCGAGGCCGCGCTCGGGCTCGTGCCCGACCTCACGGGAACAAAACCGCTGGTCGAGGCCGTTGGCTACGCGCGGGCACTGGAGCTGTGCACCACCGCCCGCACCTTCGGCGCCGAGCAGGCGGCGGCGTACGGCCTGACGACGGTCGACTGCGCCGCCGACGGCCTCGACGCCGCGCTGGAGGAGCTGGTCGGCGCGCTGACCGCCCCGATGGCGGGTGCGGTGCGGGCGACCAAGCAGGTCGTGCAGCAGGCGTCCGCGAACGACCTGGCCACCCAGTGCCTGGTCGAGCGCACCGCCCAGGTCGGCCGCTTCCGCGAGCTGGCCGCCCTGGCCGGCGCCTGAGCGGGGCCGCCCGGCCCGCACCCCGCGGGACCGGGCGAGGTGGGGCGAGGCGGGAGGAGACCCGGTGTCGATGTCAGGGATGGGGCCGGCCTTCCGGACGCTGCGCACGGACCGCAGCGTGGCCCAGCAGCGGCTCGACCGCAGCACCGTGCGCCGGGTCCTGCGCTTCGCGCGCCCGCACCGCCGGCTGATCGCGCTCTTCCTCGTCCTCACGGTCGTCGACGCCGGTCTGGTCGTCGTCAACCCCCTGCTGATCCAGCGCATCATCGACGACGGCATCCTCGGCGGCGACCCGACGCTCATCACCCTCCTCGCGCTCGCCATGGTCGCCACCACCCTGGTGAGCGGGGTGCTGATGGTGCTGATGGGCCTGCTGTCGTCCCGCATCGGCGAGGGCCTGATCTTCGACCTGCGCACGCAGGTCTTCGCCCACGTGCAGCGCCAGTCGTTGGCCTTCTTCACCCGCACCCAGACCGGCGCGCTGGTCTCCCGGCTCAACAACGACGTCATCGGCGCCCAGCGTGCCTTCACCTCGACGCTGTCCGGCACGGTGTCCAACGCGATCGCCGTGGTCGTCGTCGGCATCACGATGTTCGCGCTCAGCTGGCAGGTCACGCTGCTGTGCCTGGCGACCTTCCCGTTCCTCTTCCTCGCCTCCCGCGTCGTCGGCGCCACGCTCTCCGGCCTGACCCGGCAGCAGATGGACGGCAACGCCGACCTGGGCAACGCGATGACCGAGCGCTTCAACGTCGGCGGCGCGACCCTCCTCAAGCTCTTCGGGCGTCGCGAGGACGAGGACGCGCTCTTCGCCCGCAAGGCCGCCAACGTGCGCGACCTGGGCATCCGCATCGCCTTCGTCACCCGCCTCTTCACCACGGCGATGATGACGGTGCCGGCGCTCGCCACGGCCCTCGTCTACGGCGTCGGCGGCCACCTCGCGCTGCGCGACCAGCTGACCATCGGCACGCTCGGCGCCCTGGCCACCCTGCTGCTGCGCCTGCTCGGCCCGCTGCAGGGCCTGTCCAACGTGCGCATCGACGTGATGACCGCGCTGGTGAGCTTCGAGCGCGTCTTCGAGGTGCTCGACCTGCCCTCCACCATCCAGGAGCGTCCCGGCGCGCGACCGCTGCCCGCCGGCAGCGCCTCGCTGGAGTTCGACGGCGTCGGCTTCACCTACCCCCGCGCCGACGAGGTCTCGCTCGCCTCGCTCGAGACCGTGGCCCGCACCGACGGCCGCGTCAACGAGCAGGTCCTGCACGACGTCACCTTCTCGGCCGCGCCGGGGGAGATGGTGGCGCTGGTCGGCCCGTCGGGCGCGGGCAAGACCACCGTCACCCACCTCGTCGCGCGCCTCTACGACGTCACCGAGGGCGTCGTGCGGGTCGGTGGCCACGACGTGCGCGACCTGACGCTGCAGTCGCTCGAGGACGCCGTCGGCTACGTCACCCAGGACGCCCACATGTTCCACGACACCGTGCGCGCCAACCTCGCCTACGCCAAGCCCGACGCCGAGGACACGCTGGTGTGGGCCGCCCTCGACGCGGCACGCATCGGCGACCTGGTGCGCTCGCTGCCCGACGGCCTCGACACCGTCGTCGGCGACCGCGGCTACCGCCTCTCC
Proteins encoded:
- a CDS encoding ABC-F family ATP-binding cassette domain-containing protein, producing MITTTDLEVRAGARLLMEHVSFRVAAGDKVGLVGRNGAGKTTLTKILAGEALPASGAVHRTGEVGYLPQDPRIGDPEMLARDRILSSRGLHDVVRRLRDAEAEMGSADPATADRAMKRWTRADAELHAGGGYAAEAEAAQIASSLGIEDRLLTQPLKTLSGGQRRRVELARILFSGAETLLLDEPTNHLDADSIVWLRGFLKAHSGGLIVISHDNDLLEDTVTRVLHLDANRATIDVYNMGWKAYLTQRETDERRRRRERQNAESKAKTLTDQANKMRAKASKASAAQSMLKRAEKMMAGVEGERQADKVARIAFPKPAPCGKTPITAAQLSKAYGSLEVFTGVDLAIDKGSRVVILGLNGAGKTTMLRILAGVDRPDTGEVVPGHGLKLGYYAQEHETLDTARTVLENMQSAAPQLTDSEARSVLGSFLFSGDDAHKPAAVLSGGEKTRLALASLVVSSANVLLLDEPTNNLDPASREEVLAAIRTYEGAIVLVTHDEGAVRALEPDRVLLLPDGDEDLWNEGYADLVSLA
- a CDS encoding acVLRF1 family peptidyl-tRNA hydrolase, whose protein sequence is MPDQPAPAASEVAVPLERVERWVLNFQGRHGATALDVVDGALVGAAADGSSFTARLPFAQHYAGLPAAADFRLAADVPADWGVLLVRKGGFAVARLAGDRVAGSKVGKRHVQGRTKAGGQSQQRFARRRDNQARQAYEAAGEHAVRLLVPAPAGGLPTVVGGDRGAVEQVLDDPRLARCRVVEPWLPVPDPRRDVLTSAVADACSARMTVVNA
- a CDS encoding phosphotransferase, which translates into the protein MWQPAPGWQPLPGGASVSTVGVWAAVEDGRDVVVKRLARPGPDDPPELDDPRSSAWWRRPAEVGLAGSVAASPGLRGPALVRCEEDDDGLVLVHERAAGAVAVPGLFVAACLGRFAGARVEDPGWLARGQLRERLARVERRGGWRSLARTTVADVADHLWRRRTSMLARLDALPQVAQHGDPVPGNLVGVDPGDPSRCVAVDWATLGTGPVGADLGYWSLSSRESFEPLLEAYVGALPAGLADPDDAAYAARVTAVLTVLTRADWALGRVAEGEGALAGKYTHPAVAPHLRAMQRQFPQLEALL
- the ypfJ gene encoding KPN_02809 family neutral zinc metallopeptidase; protein product: MRFNPKARLDTSRVGDRRGGGGFGGGLGGGLGGGLGGGRGRGGGLPIPGGAVGGGGLGLVVVLIIVGIQLFGGGGGGGLGGLGSGVGSGLDSSRFTATERYAACETGADANASADCARVAVENSLHDYWSEALPAQTRADFSPTTLTTFSGSVQTACGQATSAVGPFYCPGDQGIYLDSGFFDSVLEQQLGGPDGGFVEAYVLAHEYGHHVQNLLGTMRQVRTQSGPDSDAVRLELQADCYAGAWAKGATSTETASGVPLISDLTRDDVRLAVEAAEAIGDDRIQERTQGQVTTESWTHGSAEQRVRWFSTGYERGTVEACDTFAVRNP
- a CDS encoding metal-sulfur cluster assembly factor; its protein translation is MTDTTPSTPTGAAAPDHSDLPDVETAAAGGTATATVDDVTEAMKDVVDPELGINVVDLGLVYGVHVDETSNVVIDMTLTSAACPLTDVIQDQTNAALEGLANDVAINWVWMPPWGPDKITEDGREQLRALGFNV
- a CDS encoding adenylate/guanylate cyclase domain-containing protein, translating into MSSAQPFGSWLLGPADQGRRQLRVRVQLLLTVLIVTTNVVGALVVAGVFWLVRPAEPLGAAGVLAAAVAVPTYVGVAVLVGAAWGTTVTLRALRWATDQRVPSDEERRTALRVPLRLTVMQAVLWAGGVALLTGLAVWLQPALTTTVLLSVAIAGVLVCAVSYLLAEFGLRPIAARALTDDARVLTDRPTAGSGVKRRMLLFWVLGSGVPVAGLMVVAVLALAGDDIGRTRLAVVVLVLGTVVLVPGLLIAVLDARAVVSPILDVRDALHRVEGGDLDVRLQVYDGTELGALQAGFNRMAEGLGERERIRDIFGRHVGHDVARAALLRSVELGGEVRCVSVLFVDLVGSTTYAEERPATDVVALLNRFCGVVVDEVDRRGGLVNKFMGDAVLAVFGAPVDQDDHARAALETARCVAARLAQEVPEVGAGIGVATGEAVAGNVGDQRRFEYTVIGDAVNAAARLTELAKDRPGRVAVSAETVEAAGVAEAAHWEVVETVQLRGRARETRVALQASETRSA
- a CDS encoding aldolase/citrate lyase family protein, coding for MRTREQRLAVLGPTSTPSSPCPGSTGSTSVPGDLSLSLELVGAEHAAELRDVLSSVIARARAAGVPVGVYAYDGEQAAAYAAEGATIVTVAVDTVSLRAAVAGHLDVARA
- a CDS encoding enoyl-CoA hydratase/isomerase family protein; its protein translation is MTPDELAQVGLRFEVDGPVATLTLDRPERRNAQTPAMWRAMARLGAEVPDEVRVVVVRGAGVCFSAGLDRTMLDPARSAADGGGDETVVGLLAQDDEAIVRTIGDYQQGFLWLRDPRFVSVAAVHGHAIGAGFQLALSCDLRVVAADAQFSMREAALGLVPDLTGTKPLVEAVGYARALELCTTARTFGAEQAAAYGLTTVDCAADGLDAALEELVGALTAPMAGAVRATKQVVQQASANDLATQCLVERTAQVGRFRELAALAGA
- a CDS encoding MFS transporter, which encodes MLTALRTYVTPPSTLAGRLSVQSLLFATGEGAFLAGSAVYFGVILGLSLGQVGIGLTVAAIASFLAAVPAGKLVDHFGPKRMWSLSAVLQGSLFVAWPFIDSVEQFVALAVVMEVAGSLGGAAHAAYVLDVLPPAERVESRAYMYSALNVGFSLGAFLSGGAIAFGADVLRWAPVLTAALFAVNAVAILRLPDASHDVRSTEPRRRPEGPAAIRNRSWLAVTFLTGVLWSNQVLLHTVIPLWLVLETDAPHELVALLFATNTVMCIVLPRLTSRGIRDVDTALRAVRLSALFFALTCVVTLATHETVGWVTVVLFFLGHVVLTWAELYLSASGWTFEAELMDPRRRGDYQGVSELGGTLGRFWAPAVYGFLAMEWGAFGWLTIAAIVGAAAAAMHPATRAGRRFLEQHVPPEVLADARAGGSPAPPATTDLTDPVNPGATVTDAPLPR
- a CDS encoding enoyl-CoA hydratase-related protein — protein: MSLQRERHDDGVEVLRLDRPAKRNAFDTATLGLLNQALTELCDDPDVRVVVLSSTSETAFSAGADVSEQLDAAGGVARMEAFARLYRLVELVPVPTIAVCVGSTVGAGAEVAAGCDLRVAGDNLHLAWAGARLGVPVGPARLTPLVGLSRAKELVYTGRRVDADEALALGLVHRVAPAAEAEAAALELAAAVVRQSPSGVRELKEMFRELEGTLSRVDVENERLVRFQRDGAGLPQG